The following DNA comes from Crateriforma spongiae.
CTTCGTGGCCTTGATCGACCAAACGAATCAGGGTGCCGCCCATTGATATGACGTCGTCATCGGGATGGGGGGAAAACAACAAGATGCGTTTGGGAAAAAGATCGTCGCGATGGCCCGGGCGGTCACCCGCTTCCTTTCGGCTATCGGGTTTGCCGCCCGGCCAACCGGTGATCGTCGCATGCAAGCGGCGAAAGACGCGCAGGTTGATGTCATAGGCGCTGCCGTGATCGGCCAACAAATCTTGCAATCCGTGTTCGTTGTAATCGGCCTCGGTCAATTTCAAGATGGCCTTTTCCGAACGCAGCGCCATGTCGATCACCGCGCGGTGCGTTATCGATTCGTCCCAGGCGATCGGCCCCAGCGACCAGGGACGAGCGAAACGGGTCAACGCCGCTGCTGCGGATTGATCGACCACCACATCGGCCGAGGCGTGTCGTTGCAGGAACGTCGACGGAATCGACCAATGATCATCATCCTGGACCGTGCGGCGAATGATTTGCGATTTGCCTTCGCCGAAGGCCAGCAACACGATCCGCTTGGCTTCCAGAATCGTGGCCACACCCATGGTGATCGCATGTCGTGGCACGTTGTCGGCACCAAAAAAATTGCTGGCCGCATCGGTGCGTGTGACTTGGTCCAGCGTGATCAACCGTGTGCGTGACCCCGGATCGCTGCCCGGTTCGTTGCATCCGATATGGCCGATGCGGCTGACGCCCAGCAATTGGAAATCGATGCCGCCGGCGGACGTGATCTTGGCTTCGAAATCGTTGCAGTACGCCGCCGCATTTTCGCGATCGATGGTGCCATCGGGAAAGTGAACATTGTCGGGGTGAATATCGATGTGGTCGATCAAATGTTCGTGCAAGAACCGCGCGTGGCTTTGCAATTGGTCGGGTGAAATCGGGTAAAACTCATCCAAGCTGAAAACGGTGACCTTCGCGAACGATAGGCCTTCGTCGCGATGCAAACGAACCAGTTCATCGTAGGTGTCGACCGGCGACGATCCGGTGGCCAATCCCAGGACGAAATTTCGCTCGCCCGAATCCGCTTCGCGGATGGCCTGGGCAATTTCACCGGCAACCACCTTGGCTGCATCGGTGGGTTGCGGAAAAACCCGGATTGGTAGTCGCTCGATTCTGGTGAAATCCGTCTTCACGATGCAGGTCTCCATGCTCCGGTGCAACTAAGTGTGTTCGTTTAGTGGTGTGCGTCGTGGTCGATTTGTGCGGCAAGACTGGCGAACTTTGCGGCGCCGATCATTCCGGCATTGTTCTTCAGGCTGGCGAAGTCGATCGTCACCTGGGTACCGACTTGCACCAACGTCGTTGCGCGGACTTCGGCAATGACGTCGTCTAAGAATTTGCGACCGGTCGGTCGATCGGGGCCGCCAAAAGTCATTGCGCCGCCCAACAGGACGACCGCCGGGTCGACGCTTTGGCAGAGCATGCCGATGGCTCTGCCGACATAAGCGGCGGTTTCCCGGATCGTCGCGATGCAATCCGGATCACCCGCTTCGGCGCGTCGGGCGATTTCGCGAGGCGTGATGTCAGCGGGCTCGTTCGCCGCCACACCATCGGCGATCCGATCTTTCAGGCGTCGCTGCACACCAGCCGCACCGGCATAGGTTTCCAGGTGCCCGCGGCTGCCACAGGTACAAGGCCATGCCGCGTCGCCAAAATCGATCGCGATGTGCCCGAGTTCGCCCGCGCATCCGTGGTCCCCACCGTGTGGTCGTCCACCCAGCACCAATCCGCATCCGATGCCGGTTCCCAGCGTGACCAACGCAAGCGACTGGTGCCCCAGATTTCGCATCGCATGTTCGGCCAAGGCCGCGGCGTTCGCGTCGTTCAGCACGGCACAGGGAAGCCCCGATTGGGCTTGCATCTGATCCAGCAACGGGACGTTCAACCAACCGGGCAGATTGACGACTTCCTTCAACTGGCAGGTCGCCTGATCCAAGACGCCTGGCACCGCCAGCCCGACCGCGGCAATGTGGGAATGCTCTTTCGCCGTGACCGTTGTCTCCGACCCCAAGGCATCGTTGCCGAACCGCAACGCATGTTCGAACACGGCGATCGGTGTCCCCAATGATGGTGTCGGCGTTCGGTCGCTTGCGACGATCTGTCCTTGGTAATCAAACAAGCCCACTTTGACATCAGTGCCGCCGACGTCGATGCCCAGGACGTATTCGTGAGACATCGTTTCGTTCGCGGCGGTGGCTTTCGGCGTGATCAAAGACGGCATGGACGGGGGACATTGTCAAAGGCGGGGCGTCAATCGATAGCGTGGATCACCCAGTGTATTCACCACGTTCAGGATCCGTTTGCCAGCCACTGAATCCAACGCAACGGCGACATCGGGGCCATCGGCGATGACTATCATAGACGCTTTGGCACATCGGCCCGCAGGGTCGTCAGCACGTTTCGATTCGTTCTTGATTCCCCGGTAGGCACTCATGGTCCTTTGCCGATGCATCCGTTTGCTTTACCCACGTTTGGTCGCTTTGGTTGGGGCAGTAATTGTCCTTAGCCAATCGGCCGGCGCGGCTTCTCCCAATGTCCTGGTCATCATCACGGACGAGCATAACTTTCGAACACTGGGGTGCTATCGCGACCTGATGCCCGCCGAGCAGGCGGAGATGTGGGGGCCCGGCGCGATCGTGCCGACGCCTCACCTGGATCGTTTGGCCAAGGAAGGTGGCATCTGCACGCGGGCCTTTGCAACGTCGCCGGTGTGTTCGCCCAGTCGCGCCGCGATGATCACCGGGCTGTATCCACATACGACCGGCGTGCCGGCCAATGATTTGGAATTGCGGCAAGACATTCCCACGTTGGCCACCGTGTTGGGGGATGCCGGGTATCGAACCGCGTTTGTCGGAAAGTGGCATTTGGGCGGCGATTCGAAACCGGGGTGGGCCCCGAAAATTGACGGCGGTTTCCAGCACAGCGAATTCATGTTCAACCGTGGACACTGGAAGAAATTGCAGGTCACCGATGACGGCCCCGAAGTCGCCGCGCGGGATAAGCGGGGGGAACCCAGTTATGCGGTCGCCGATGCAGATGACCAGACTTTCACGACGGATTTTTTGACCAACCGGACCATGGACTTTATCCGTGACAGCCGTGACCAGCCGTTCTTGGCTGTGGTCAGCTATCCGGATCCGCACGGCCCGAACACCGTCCGCAAGCCGTATGACACCCGGTTCGAATCGATGCGATTTTTGCCGCCACGCACTTACGGCCGCGATGATTTGCCGACACCAAACTGGTTGGGTAGCGCCAAAAAACATCCCAAGTTTCAGGGCGACCTGATGGCCCAGTATTTTGGCATGGTCCAGTGCATTGATGACAACATCGGTCGAATGTTGGACCTGTTGCAGTCGAGCGGGAAGCTGGACAACACAATCGTGCTGATGACCAGCGATCACGGTGACTTGTGTTTTGAACACGACCGATTGAACAAAGGCAACCCGTACGAAGGGTCGGCTCGTGTCCCGATGCTGATTCGGTATCCCGCCGCCGTGCCGGCCGGTGTGGTCGTTGACCAGCCGATGGGGACCGTCGACTTGACGCCGACCGTGGTCGGCATGACCGGTGTGTCTTGTGACGCGACGTTTGCCGGACGAGACCTGAGCGGTGTTTTTGCCAGTTCCGGCAATGCAAGTGACGGTGATCCGCCGGTCACGTTCTTACGAAACGCCGGTGCCAAGGCCGGCTGGGTGGCGGCCGTTGACCCACGTTACAAACTGATTCTGTCGGTCAGTGATCGGCCATGGCTGTTTGACAACCAGGCCGATCCCGATGAACTATTGAACTTCTATGGACGCGGGGACTCGGATGTCGTGGTGCGTCGTTTGGCCGGCGCATTGGCTGAGTATGCCAAGGCCACCGAGGATCCTCATTTCGATAACGCCAAGATTGCCGCATCGCTGCGGCAATGCTTGTCGCCGTAACTGAAAGCTTGGCAGCGGCCGGTTGCTTAGCGTTGCACCCGAGCCGACCCGCCTTTGGCGAAGGCTTCGACCTCCGACAAGGTGGCTCGTGACACGTCGCCGGGGAACGTCGTCAACAACGCGCCGTGTGCCCATCCGATTCGCAGGGCTTCCTGCGGATCGCGGCCGTCCAACAGGCTGTAGATCAAACCCGATGCGAATCCGTCGCCACCACCGATGCGGTCGATGACGTCCAGTTCGGCCGTCGGGGCGACGTATTCTTTGCCGTCGTACCACAGCACGGCCGACCAACTGTGTCGATTGGTGCTGTGGACTTCACGCAGCGTGGTGGCGACCAGCTTGATGTTGGGGAATTTTTCAACTGCTCTGCCGATCATGGCAAAGAAGTTTTTGGGGTCCAGCTTGGCGGCTTTCTTCTCTTCCACGTCCGGGCCTTTGATGCCCAAACCTTTCTGCAGGTCTTCTTCGTTGCCGATCAAGCAGTCCACGTTCTGTGCAATCTGTGCGATCATCTTCTGGCCCTGTTCCAGCCCACCGATGGTGTCCCACAACTTGGCCCGGTAATTCAAATCGAACGATCGGATCGCGCCCGCTTCGCCCGCGGCCTTCATCGCTTCGACGACCAATTCGCTAGTGGTTTCCGAAAGGGCTGCGAAGATCCCGCCACTGTGGAACCAGCGGCATCCACCGGCGAAGATCGATTTCCAATCAAAGTCGCCCGGCTTCAACATCGCACCGGCTTCATTGGCGCGGTTGTAGAACACGACCGGCGGTCGAACGCCTTGGCCGCGGTCGCTGTACACGGTGGCCATGTTGGGGCCACGCACGCCGTCGTGTTGGAAGTGTTTGTAGAACGGACGAACGCCCATCGCGCGAACCTGACGCTGGATCAGTTCGCCGATGCCGTTGTCGACCATGGCCGTGGCGACGCCGGTTTTCAGCCCGAAACAACTGGCAAGGTTGGCGGCACAGTTGTATTCACCGCCGCTGACATGGACATCAAAATTGTTGGCCGTTCGGAACGGGATCACGCCGGGATCCAAACGATGCACCAGAGCACCAAGGGCGCAAAAATCCAAATCGGAACCTGCGGGCAATACGTCTAGCGCGCTCATGTCAGCTGTCTTCTCTTCGCGGGGAAACGATGGGGGAAATTTGGGATGTTGCTTGGGGAATTCGCAGCCGGATCAGATCGTGACCGAGGCGAACCCGCCGTCGACGGCGATGTTCTGTCCGGTGACGAACGACGATGCTTGCCGACTGGCCAGCCAGATTGCCGCACCGGCCAGTTCCTCAGGCTTGCCGA
Coding sequences within:
- a CDS encoding 6-phosphogluconolactonase; the protein is METCIVKTDFTRIERLPIRVFPQPTDAAKVVAGEIAQAIREADSGERNFVLGLATGSSPVDTYDELVRLHRDEGLSFAKVTVFSLDEFYPISPDQLQSHARFLHEHLIDHIDIHPDNVHFPDGTIDRENAAAYCNDFEAKITSAGGIDFQLLGVSRIGHIGCNEPGSDPGSRTRLITLDQVTRTDAASNFFGADNVPRHAITMGVATILEAKRIVLLAFGEGKSQIIRRTVQDDDHWSIPSTFLQRHASADVVVDQSAAAALTRFARPWSLGPIAWDESITHRAVIDMALRSEKAILKLTEADYNEHGLQDLLADHGSAYDINLRVFRRLHATITGWPGGKPDSRKEAGDRPGHRDDLFPKRILLFSPHPDDDVISMGGTLIRLVDQGHEVHIAYQTSGNIAVFDDDALRFAEFAGDFCREFEIRAEGLDELESHVDEFLRNKNPGQVDSEPVQRIKALIRRGEAREGARCCGVPDEQLHFLNLPFYQTGRVRKKPLSQDDIRLTVDLMRRVRPHLIYTAGDLSDPHGTHRTCLRAVLQSCLQCQHDEWYSDSQVWLYRGAWQEWPVERIEMAVPLSPAEVKRKRNAIFKHESQKDRALFPGSDMREFWERAESRNADTAAKYDTLGLAEYAAIEGFVRWDGQSGLTV
- a CDS encoding ROK family protein, with protein sequence MPSLITPKATAANETMSHEYVLGIDVGGTDVKVGLFDYQGQIVASDRTPTPSLGTPIAVFEHALRFGNDALGSETTVTAKEHSHIAAVGLAVPGVLDQATCQLKEVVNLPGWLNVPLLDQMQAQSGLPCAVLNDANAAALAEHAMRNLGHQSLALVTLGTGIGCGLVLGGRPHGGDHGCAGELGHIAIDFGDAAWPCTCGSRGHLETYAGAAGVQRRLKDRIADGVAANEPADITPREIARRAEAGDPDCIATIRETAAYVGRAIGMLCQSVDPAVVLLGGAMTFGGPDRPTGRKFLDDVIAEVRATTLVQVGTQVTIDFASLKNNAGMIGAAKFASLAAQIDHDAHH
- a CDS encoding sulfatase family protein, translated to MVLCRCIRLLYPRLVALVGAVIVLSQSAGAASPNVLVIITDEHNFRTLGCYRDLMPAEQAEMWGPGAIVPTPHLDRLAKEGGICTRAFATSPVCSPSRAAMITGLYPHTTGVPANDLELRQDIPTLATVLGDAGYRTAFVGKWHLGGDSKPGWAPKIDGGFQHSEFMFNRGHWKKLQVTDDGPEVAARDKRGEPSYAVADADDQTFTTDFLTNRTMDFIRDSRDQPFLAVVSYPDPHGPNTVRKPYDTRFESMRFLPPRTYGRDDLPTPNWLGSAKKHPKFQGDLMAQYFGMVQCIDDNIGRMLDLLQSSGKLDNTIVLMTSDHGDLCFEHDRLNKGNPYEGSARVPMLIRYPAAVPAGVVVDQPMGTVDLTPTVVGMTGVSCDATFAGRDLSGVFASSGNASDGDPPVTFLRNAGAKAGWVAAVDPRYKLILSVSDRPWLFDNQADPDELLNFYGRGDSDVVVRRLAGALAEYAKATEDPHFDNAKIAASLRQCLSP
- a CDS encoding sugar kinase encodes the protein MSALDVLPAGSDLDFCALGALVHRLDPGVIPFRTANNFDVHVSGGEYNCAANLASCFGLKTGVATAMVDNGIGELIQRQVRAMGVRPFYKHFQHDGVRGPNMATVYSDRGQGVRPPVVFYNRANEAGAMLKPGDFDWKSIFAGGCRWFHSGGIFAALSETTSELVVEAMKAAGEAGAIRSFDLNYRAKLWDTIGGLEQGQKMIAQIAQNVDCLIGNEEDLQKGLGIKGPDVEEKKAAKLDPKNFFAMIGRAVEKFPNIKLVATTLREVHSTNRHSWSAVLWYDGKEYVAPTAELDVIDRIGGGDGFASGLIYSLLDGRDPQEALRIGWAHGALLTTFPGDVSRATLSEVEAFAKGGSARVQR